One Trichormus variabilis 0441 genomic window, ATTGGAGATTTATGAGAAGTTTGACGGCTTTTGCTAACTTGGCTGAGAAAGATACCTAGCATAATCAAGCTACCACCAAGATATTGAGCCATCGTCGGGACTTCACCTAATATGAAATAAGCTGCCATAATACCTGCAATTGGTGTAAATGAAGCAACTAAGGATGCTGTGGAGACAGTAGAACTTTTCAACCCTATAATCCAGAATGACTGACCTACAACCACAATTACACCACCATAAAGAAACATCCATTGCCACAAAAATGGTGAGAAGACATCAGCAAAATGATCTCTACCATAGAGTAATAGAGCAATAAAGAAAAAGATAACGGTTCCCAGTGCAGTCCGAAAGATGCTGTAAATTCCTAAAGGGATATGAGTTAAATATTTTTTACCGATAATTGTAGAAATAGCTAAAGTGATAGACCCTAAGGCTACTAGCAATTCTCCTAAACCCAATTGCCAACCTCCCATATTCATCATGTCTGACCCCGGAGGTTGAAGGATAATAGTTAAGATAACACCAGTAAATGCGGCGATCGCTCCGATAAATTCCCCAAAACCGATCCGCTCTTTTAACAACCAAACCGATAAAGCCAAAGCAAGAGTTGGTTCTAAGCGTCCCACCAAAATCACATTATTCACCCCTGTGAGTGACAATGCTTGAAAAATTAAGCCAGGCGCTAGCGCTCCTGATAATATGGCTACTGCTGTTAAACCAAGCCAATCCTTCTTGGACAGTTGCGCTAAAGTAGCTTTGTTCCACTGTCTGTTATAGATGAGGAGCATCACCATCAAGGCGCATAAGTTCCCCACAAACAAAACATTACATAAAGAAATGGGATTGCGTCCATCAATAAAGTGACGAGCGCCAATTTCCGTGAGCTTCCGGGTAACTGCACTAGATGCACCAAAAATGAAGATGGCTAGCCAAAGATATACTTGTCCAGAAACTCTGTGGATTAGGCGACTTCGTCCTCTAAATTTAATCACAATCACATCACAGCAATATAAAGCATCATTCGCTATGGTAATTTACTTCAATCTATTTAAAAATTAGGTTTTGCTGAGAGTAGCCTTAAATCAAGATGTGATTTTGAATTATGGTGTAAGTTTCTGAAAAAACGCTGAGAATTAACTTAATAGAATTAATAGATAAACTCAGGAAAATCATGAATTGGTTTCAATAAGCTCTCAGTCCTCAGTGGGATAGTTTGGATGTTCGAGATAAGTCAAACATCCAGGAGTCACCAATGAAACTCGCGCCATTAATTACAACTTTTGCATTGACTAGTTTTTTAACGGTCTGGGATGCACCATTAAAAGTAATCAATCCTGCATTAGTTCAAGCATCAGCTCAAGAATTATCAGTAAGTCAGAAAATATCATTAGTTACTAAAAATAAGGGTCAGATTGGTGGTGGTGATCAGTTGCGTCGTTTCTTTTTCGGAGATTTGGAACCAATTGGAATTCAAGCAGGTGGCGCAGGCCATGTAGTTAACCTTTATAACAAAGCCAACAATGTGACATTCTCTTATTGTTCAACTTATGATGTAGTTGTTGCGGTTAAAAAAGGTAAGATCACTAAATTTGAACCTAATGAAGTGAAGTAGTTAGAGGGCTGTATAGAAAAAATAATCAACAGTCTTATTGCTGAATTAGGGAAAAATGGAAATAAGCATCATCCTTTTTCCCTTTAATTATTTTTTCATAAACTTTCCTCTTCAATTTTCATGAAGTTACTTGGTAAGTATAATCTTTATAAACTTCAAAATATCCCAGGGTCTGGAAAGTAGCTATAGGCAATCGTACACTTACTATAGTACCTTTTGTGATATCAGACTCAATAGATAATTTCCCATAATGAGCATGGACGATGCGTTGGACAATGGCAAGTCCTAAGCCAGTGCCGTGAGGTTTTGTAGAAAAGAATGGCTGAGTTAATTTTGATAAAATCTCTGGGGGAATTGGTTCACCACGATTACAAATATTTATACAGACTTCATCTGGCGATGAAATATTTACTTCCCATTGAACAACCTCTCCGGCTGAAATTGCCTCACAGGCATTGCGGATAGTATTAATAAATAACTGTTTAAGTTTATCTTTATCTGCTAATATTTTAACTGAAGTTGATGAGGGAATGAATTCGATTTTACGTGAGAGTGCTTCTGGCATTTGACGCACTAATATAAGTAACTCACTAATAAATTTATTAACCTCTAATTCACATATTTGTAAAACTTGAGGTTTTGCATAAAGCAAAATTTCACTTAGTAGATTATCTAAGCGACAAGCTTCACTAACTGCTAATGATAATCGCTCTTGAGCATCTGATGACAAAATTGTTTTTTGAGAATATTTTAATCCCATGATCATTGTAGTTAAAGGATTGCGAATTTCATGCACAATCATGGCTGCAAATTCACCAATAGCTGCTAGTCTTTCCTTTTCTACAAGCTTGCTTTGTGTTGCTTTTAATTCTGCTGTACGTTTTTCTACTTCCGCTTCCAAAATATGATTAAATTGGCACTGCTCCTTATATAAGCGATAATTATCAATGGCTGTAGCAGCACGTTCGGCAAATAATTCTGTAAACTGGATTTCTTCTGGACTAAACTCTCGTGATTCGTGATGAAATGAGCAAATAGTACCAATTACTTCGCCTTCAGCAGTCCGTAACGGTATCCCTAAATAAGCTCGGTAGCCTTCTGGAGGCTGACCATATTCTGGATGTTTACTTGTATCTTCTACTACTAAGGAGTTACCAGTTTCTATAACGGTGTTCGTTAGGGAACCATGTAGTGAATAAACGTGTTCGCCTACACCCATATTAATATTACTGG contains:
- a CDS encoding DMT family transporter codes for the protein MIVIKFRGRSRLIHRVSGQVYLWLAIFIFGASSAVTRKLTEIGARHFIDGRNPISLCNVLFVGNLCALMVMLLIYNRQWNKATLAQLSKKDWLGLTAVAILSGALAPGLIFQALSLTGVNNVILVGRLEPTLALALSVWLLKERIGFGEFIGAIAAFTGVILTIILQPPGSDMMNMGGWQLGLGELLVALGSITLAISTIIGKKYLTHIPLGIYSIFRTALGTVIFFFIALLLYGRDHFADVFSPFLWQWMFLYGGVIVVVGQSFWIIGLKSSTVSTASLVASFTPIAGIMAAYFILGEVPTMAQYLGGSLIMLGIFLSQVSKSRQTSHKSPIASTPTEQKVEMDIGFKGI
- a CDS encoding ATP-binding protein, with the translated sequence MVKAIDDGIFLQNQMWQRERLAIALLSSLNYRTGELSGYLFNIACGVSKLLNVDWSVVTLCQQGFEKVLASNINMGVGEHVYSLHGSLTNTVIETGNSLVVEDTSKHPEYGQPPEGYRAYLGIPLRTAEGEVIGTICSFHHESREFSPEEIQFTELFAERAATAIDNYRLYKEQCQFNHILEAEVEKRTAELKATQSKLVEKERLAAIGEFAAMIVHEIRNPLTTMIMGLKYSQKTILSSDAQERLSLAVSEACRLDNLLSEILLYAKPQVLQICELEVNKFISELLILVRQMPEALSRKIEFIPSSTSVKILADKDKLKQLFINTIRNACEAISAGEVVQWEVNISSPDEVCINICNRGEPIPPEILSKLTQPFFSTKPHGTGLGLAIVQRIVHAHYGKLSIESDITKGTIVSVRLPIATFQTLGYFEVYKDYTYQVTS